Proteins encoded by one window of Streptococcus suis S735:
- the ilvA gene encoding threonine ammonia-lyase IlvA has translation MITAKNVEQAYSVLKRVVVRTPLDYSRYLSEKYGATIYLKRENEQRVRSFKIRGAYYAISQLTDDEKSRGVVCASAGNHAQGVAYTCQEMQIPATIFMPITTPQQKIGQVKFFGGDYVEIRLVGDTFDESAKAAQDYTQESGKTFIDPFDDENVQAGQGTVAYEILEEAEEQTISFDQILVPIGGGGLVAGVSAYLKEHAPEIKIVGVEASGARSMKAAFDKGRPVKLDQIDKFADGIAVQKVGKSTYEVARKYVDRLIGVDEGWISGTILDLYSKLGIVAEPAGAATIAALEVVKDQIKGQTICCIISGGNNDINRMPEMEERALIYEGIKHYFVVNFPQRPGALREFVNDILGPNDDITRFEYIKRANKGTGPVLIGIALGDKTDYTQFISRLEEFDPQYINLHENDSLYKMLV, from the coding sequence ATGATTACAGCAAAAAATGTAGAACAAGCATACTCCGTTCTTAAGCGCGTGGTAGTACGTACCCCCTTGGATTATAGTCGATACTTGTCGGAAAAATATGGTGCAACTATTTATTTAAAAAGAGAAAATGAACAGCGTGTTCGCTCTTTTAAAATTCGAGGAGCCTATTATGCTATTTCACAATTGACAGATGATGAGAAGTCACGCGGAGTGGTCTGTGCTTCGGCCGGAAACCATGCTCAAGGTGTGGCCTACACCTGTCAGGAAATGCAAATTCCTGCTACGATTTTTATGCCCATTACAACTCCGCAACAAAAAATAGGGCAGGTTAAATTTTTCGGAGGAGATTATGTAGAGATTCGGCTCGTAGGTGATACCTTCGATGAGTCAGCCAAGGCAGCACAAGATTATACTCAGGAAAGTGGGAAAACATTTATAGACCCATTCGATGATGAAAATGTGCAGGCTGGTCAGGGAACAGTAGCCTATGAAATCTTGGAAGAAGCGGAAGAGCAAACCATTAGTTTTGACCAAATTTTAGTTCCCATAGGAGGAGGTGGTCTGGTTGCAGGCGTTTCGGCCTATCTGAAAGAACATGCACCTGAAATTAAGATTGTTGGTGTTGAAGCAAGTGGGGCACGGTCAATGAAAGCGGCTTTTGATAAAGGTCGTCCGGTTAAATTAGACCAAATTGATAAATTTGCTGACGGTATTGCGGTACAGAAAGTCGGTAAGTCGACCTACGAAGTGGCTCGGAAATACGTAGATCGCCTGATTGGTGTGGATGAAGGGTGGATTTCCGGGACTATTTTAGACCTCTATTCTAAGCTGGGTATTGTTGCTGAGCCAGCAGGAGCAGCAACGATTGCAGCTCTTGAGGTAGTCAAGGACCAAATCAAGGGGCAAACCATTTGTTGTATCATTTCTGGTGGTAATAACGACATCAACAGGATGCCGGAAATGGAGGAACGTGCGCTTATCTACGAGGGAATTAAACACTACTTTGTTGTTAATTTTCCACAACGTCCAGGGGCTCTTCGTGAATTTGTAAATGATATTCTAGGGCCAAATGATGATATTACTCGTTTTGAATATATCAAACGTGCCAATAAGGGAACAGGACCGGTTCTAATCGGTATTGCCCTAGGAGATAAAACAGATTATACGCAGTTTATTTCTCGCTTGGAAGAGTTTGATCCCCAGTACATCAATCTTCATGAAAATGATTCGCTTTATAAAATGCTAGTTTAG
- a CDS encoding bifunctional glycosyltransferase family 2/GtrA family protein, with product MYYVVIPAYQPDEKLIQLLKIMKNRLNCQVIVVDDGSTGASKNILEIAKTYAIVLHHDVNKGKGQALRTAFSFIQDLRKPGVAVTADADGQHAVNDIDRVARAAMNLPSRLILGVRQFTKDIPLRSRFGNKLTRVLFRLQTGVNVSDTQTGLRGFHTDLIPFMLDIEGDHYEYKMNMLTQASQRYKITEVPIQTIYIDDNASSHFRPIKDGLLIYKNLFKFALASFGGFLVDYGIYALALLLLTSLPTALRLLVANTIARICSATCNFALNKKLVFNNEESIARTGVGYFTLALVLFLCDTALLYLFHQILGLNLYIVKLAVGIFLFLASWFIQKNIIFKERKSFSHEIA from the coding sequence ATGTATTATGTAGTGATACCGGCTTACCAGCCAGATGAAAAATTAATCCAACTATTAAAAATAATGAAAAACAGGCTAAATTGTCAGGTCATCGTTGTGGATGATGGTAGTACTGGCGCATCCAAAAATATTCTTGAAATCGCCAAAACCTATGCCATTGTTCTCCACCATGATGTCAATAAAGGAAAAGGCCAAGCCTTACGAACAGCCTTTAGTTTCATCCAAGATTTGAGAAAGCCTGGTGTCGCTGTTACCGCTGATGCAGATGGTCAACACGCTGTGAATGATATAGACCGTGTCGCACGCGCAGCCATGAATCTACCAAGCCGCCTCATCCTTGGTGTTCGTCAATTTACTAAAGACATCCCGCTCCGTAGCCGATTTGGTAACAAACTAACCAGAGTATTGTTTAGATTGCAAACTGGTGTCAATGTGTCCGATACCCAAACAGGCTTGCGTGGATTCCATACTGACTTAATTCCATTCATGTTAGATATTGAAGGCGACCACTACGAGTACAAGATGAACATGTTAACTCAGGCAAGTCAACGCTATAAAATTACGGAAGTTCCAATTCAAACTATTTATATCGATGATAATGCCAGTTCGCATTTTCGTCCCATAAAAGATGGACTGCTCATTTACAAGAATCTCTTCAAATTTGCCCTGGCATCTTTTGGTGGATTTCTAGTTGACTACGGAATATATGCACTTGCCTTATTGCTACTCACTAGCTTACCAACTGCTCTACGCTTATTGGTCGCAAACACGATTGCTCGCATTTGTAGCGCTACCTGTAATTTTGCACTTAATAAGAAATTAGTCTTTAACAATGAAGAGAGCATCGCACGAACAGGCGTAGGCTACTTTACACTAGCCCTTGTCCTCTTCCTTTGCGATACAGCCCTCCTATATCTCTTCCACCAAATTCTAGGACTCAACCTCTACATTGTCAAACTTGCAGTTGGTATCTTCCTTTTCCTAGCCTCTTGGTTCATTCAGAAAAATATCATCTTTAAAGAAAGGAAATCATTTTCCCATGAAATTGCTTAA
- the ilvD gene encoding dihydroxy-acid dehydratase — MTDTNKLKDFRHRSSVYDSMVKSPNRAMLRATGMTDDSFEKPIVGVISTWAENTPCNIHLHDFGKLAKEGVKEAGAWPVQYGTITVADGIAMGTPGMRFSLTSRDIIADSIEAAMGGHNVDAFVAIGGCDKNMPGSMIAIANMDIPAVFAYGGTIAPGNLNGKDIDLVSVFEGIGKWNNGDLTAEEVRQIECNACPGPGGCGGMYTANTMATAIEVMGMSIPGSSSHPAESPEKKADIEEAGRAVVRMLELGIKPSDIMTREAFEDAITVTMALGGSTNATLHLLAIAHAANVDLTLEDFNDFQERVPHLADLKPSGKYVFQDLYNVGGVPAVMKYLLKNGFLHGDRITCTGKTVAENLKNFADLTPGQDVIMPLENPKRADGPLIILKGNLAPEGAVAKVSGVKVRNHTGPAKVFDSEEEAIEAVLTDEIVDGDVVVVRYVGPKGGPGMPEMLSLSSMIVGKGQGDKVALLTDGRFSGGTYGLVVGHIAPEAQDGGPIAYLRTGDLVTVDQDTKEITMHVSDQEIEERKKTTVIPPLYSRGVLGKYAHTVSSASKGAVTDFWRPERTGKK; from the coding sequence ATGACCGATACAAACAAACTTAAAGACTTTCGACATCGTAGCTCTGTTTACGATTCGATGGTCAAATCGCCCAACCGTGCTATGTTGCGTGCCACAGGTATGACCGATGATAGCTTTGAAAAGCCTATTGTTGGGGTTATTTCGACATGGGCTGAAAACACACCCTGTAACATCCACCTTCATGACTTTGGAAAATTAGCCAAAGAAGGTGTCAAGGAAGCAGGTGCCTGGCCTGTCCAATACGGTACCATCACCGTTGCAGACGGAATCGCTATGGGAACTCCTGGCATGCGTTTCTCCTTGACTTCACGTGATATCATTGCAGATTCTATTGAGGCAGCCATGGGAGGGCACAACGTGGATGCCTTTGTCGCAATCGGTGGCTGTGATAAAAACATGCCTGGTTCCATGATTGCCATCGCCAATATGGACATTCCTGCCGTATTTGCCTACGGTGGAACCATCGCACCAGGAAACCTCAATGGCAAAGATATTGACTTGGTTTCTGTCTTCGAAGGAATCGGAAAATGGAACAACGGTGACTTGACTGCTGAAGAGGTTCGTCAAATCGAGTGTAATGCTTGCCCTGGACCTGGTGGTTGCGGTGGTATGTACACTGCCAATACCATGGCTACTGCCATTGAGGTAATGGGCATGTCTATTCCTGGCTCTTCTTCTCACCCTGCTGAATCTCCTGAGAAGAAGGCTGATATTGAAGAAGCTGGTCGTGCTGTTGTACGCATGCTAGAACTTGGCATCAAACCATCTGACATTATGACGCGTGAAGCCTTTGAAGATGCCATTACAGTCACAATGGCTCTGGGCGGCTCAACCAACGCTACTCTGCACTTGCTGGCCATTGCCCATGCTGCCAACGTTGATTTGACCTTGGAAGATTTCAACGATTTCCAAGAGCGTGTGCCTCATTTGGCCGACTTAAAACCATCTGGTAAATATGTTTTCCAAGACCTCTATAATGTCGGCGGTGTCCCTGCGGTTATGAAATACTTGCTCAAAAACGGCTTCCTTCATGGCGACCGCATCACATGTACAGGTAAAACCGTTGCTGAAAACCTAAAGAATTTTGCAGACTTGACTCCAGGTCAAGATGTCATCATGCCACTTGAAAATCCAAAACGAGCGGATGGACCTCTGATTATCTTGAAAGGTAACCTTGCTCCTGAAGGTGCCGTTGCCAAGGTTTCTGGTGTGAAAGTCCGCAACCATACAGGTCCAGCCAAGGTCTTTGATTCTGAAGAAGAAGCTATCGAAGCAGTCTTGACTGACGAAATCGTAGATGGCGATGTAGTCGTTGTCCGCTATGTTGGACCAAAAGGCGGTCCTGGTATGCCTGAAATGCTGTCCCTTTCTTCTATGATTGTCGGAAAAGGCCAAGGTGACAAGGTAGCCCTTCTAACAGACGGTCGTTTCTCTGGTGGTACCTATGGACTGGTTGTGGGACACATCGCACCTGAAGCTCAGGATGGTGGGCCAATTGCCTACCTCCGTACTGGTGATTTGGTGACGGTTGATCAAGATACCAAAGAAATCACCATGCACGTTTCTGACCAAGAAATCGAAGAACGCAAGAAAACAACTGTTATTCCACCACTCTACTCTCGTGGCGTTCTCGGAAAATACGCCCACACTGTATCCTCTGCCTCTAAAGGAGCCGTTACCGACTTCTGGAGACCAGAACGTACGGGGAAAAAATAA
- a CDS encoding DUF6176 family protein codes for MKLNVELSRFRVKEGKTVQVDEWMAFLNEHMEDTLLTLEGEKMYVETIFREVLDGREYLYWYSVQAEGGIEVEDSESYIDKKHLEYWEECIDPSYGMVDLDPQVLMIPKPIYETMEELDRQYDDTFKKELQ; via the coding sequence ATGAAACTAAACGTCGAACTCTCCCGCTTTCGTGTTAAAGAAGGCAAAACCGTTCAAGTAGATGAATGGATGGCCTTTCTCAACGAGCACATGGAAGACACCCTTCTCACTCTTGAAGGAGAGAAAATGTATGTCGAAACCATCTTCCGTGAGGTATTGGACGGACGCGAATACCTCTATTGGTACTCTGTCCAAGCCGAAGGGGGGATTGAAGTCGAAGATTCAGAATCCTACATCGACAAAAAACATTTAGAATACTGGGAAGAATGCATTGATCCAAGCTATGGTATGGTCGATCTGGATCCTCAAGTCCTTATGATTCCCAAACCCATTTATGAAACGATGGAAGAATTAGACAGACAATACGATGACACGTTTAAAAAAGAGCTGCAGTAA
- the ilvN gene encoding acetolactate synthase small subunit, translating to MRRMLTAKLRNSSGVLNRFTGVLSRRQINIESISVGPTEVDGISRVTVIVDVVSHDEVEQIIKQLNRLIDVVRVRDLTDIPHLEREVILVKISAPPTKRAEILAIIQPFRANVVDVAPHSITIQMTGDGDKIDALLRVIQPYGIKNIARTGATGFSRD from the coding sequence ATGCGTAGAATGTTAACAGCTAAATTGCGAAATTCATCTGGTGTTCTGAATCGTTTTACAGGTGTCCTATCTCGTCGCCAAATCAATATTGAGTCCATCTCCGTCGGCCCAACAGAAGTAGATGGCATCTCACGTGTGACGGTGATTGTAGACGTGGTCAGTCACGATGAGGTCGAACAAATCATCAAACAGCTAAACCGCTTGATTGATGTGGTCCGTGTCCGTGATTTGACGGACATTCCCCACTTAGAGCGTGAGGTGATTCTTGTTAAAATCTCAGCTCCGCCAACAAAACGAGCAGAAATTTTAGCGATTATCCAACCCTTTAGAGCAAATGTTGTCGATGTAGCACCTCACTCCATTACCATTCAAATGACAGGTGATGGAGATAAGATTGACGCCCTCCTGCGTGTGATTCAGCCTTATGGCATCAAGAATATCGCAAGAACGGGTGCGACTGGCTTTAGTAGAGACTAA
- a CDS encoding DegV family protein codes for MTFTIVTDSTSDLPISWVQENDVTVLGLTINLDGATYETVGENRLTSADLLEKMASGSQPTTSQVNVGQFEEVFEAAAKEDHEVLYLAFSAALSGTYQSAVIARDMVMDQYPEAVITIVDTKAATIGEGYLVMKAVEARAAGKTLAETKAIVEDLVPRLRTYLLVEDLNHLVRGGRLSKAAALIGGLVNIKPLLALNAEGKLEAIAKIRGRKKGIKEMLNLTLDNLDHSTVMVAYTGDIEAAEGVKSSLLEDDRISDVLLTELGPVIATHTGTGVLAILSIGTAMRA; via the coding sequence GTGACATTTACAATCGTAACCGATTCGACATCGGATTTGCCAATCAGCTGGGTCCAAGAAAACGATGTGACCGTGCTTGGTTTGACCATTAACCTAGACGGCGCAACCTATGAAACAGTCGGTGAAAACCGCTTGACCTCTGCAGATTTACTGGAGAAAATGGCTTCTGGCAGCCAACCCACGACCAGTCAGGTCAATGTTGGTCAGTTTGAAGAAGTTTTTGAAGCGGCAGCCAAGGAAGATCATGAGGTGCTTTATCTCGCTTTCTCAGCAGCTCTTTCAGGGACCTACCAGAGTGCAGTTATTGCACGAGATATGGTTATGGACCAATATCCAGAAGCAGTCATCACCATCGTTGATACAAAGGCAGCGACCATTGGAGAAGGCTACTTAGTCATGAAAGCCGTTGAGGCACGTGCTGCAGGTAAGACTCTGGCAGAAACCAAGGCAATCGTAGAAGATTTGGTGCCGCGCTTACGAACCTACCTCTTGGTCGAGGACCTTAATCATTTGGTGCGAGGTGGACGCTTGTCTAAAGCGGCAGCCCTCATTGGTGGATTGGTCAATATCAAACCTCTCCTTGCACTCAATGCGGAAGGGAAGTTAGAAGCCATTGCCAAAATCCGTGGTCGTAAAAAAGGAATTAAGGAAATGCTGAACTTGACCTTGGACAACTTGGATCATTCTACGGTCATGGTGGCCTATACAGGTGATATTGAGGCGGCAGAGGGCGTCAAATCTAGTTTATTGGAAGACGACCGTATTTCTGATGTTCTATTGACAGAATTAGGGCCTGTGATTGCCACTCATACAGGGACAGGAGTCTTAGCTATTTTATCAATTGGTACAGCAATGAGAGCCTAG
- the rplM gene encoding 50S ribosomal protein L13: MNKTTFMAKPGQVERKWYVVDATDVPLGRLSAVVASVLRGKNKPTFTPHTDTGDFVIVINAEKVKLTGKKATDKIYYTHSNHPGGLKSISAGELRSKNAVRLIEKSVKGMLPHNTLGRAQGMKLKVFVGAEHTHAAQQPEVLDISGLI, encoded by the coding sequence ATGAACAAAACAACATTTATGGCTAAACCAGGCCAAGTTGAACGTAAATGGTATGTAGTAGACGCTACTGATGTACCTCTTGGACGCCTTTCAGCAGTAGTTGCTAGCGTTCTTCGTGGTAAAAACAAACCAACTTTCACACCTCACACTGATACTGGTGACTTCGTTATCGTAATCAACGCTGAGAAAGTGAAATTGACTGGTAAAAAAGCAACTGATAAGATCTACTACACTCACTCAAACCACCCAGGTGGCTTGAAATCAATCTCAGCTGGTGAATTGCGTTCTAAAAACGCTGTTCGTTTGATTGAGAAATCAGTTAAAGGTATGCTTCCACACAACACACTTGGTCGTGCACAAGGCATGAAGTTGAAAGTGTTTGTAGGTGCTGAGCACACTCACGCTGCACAACAACCAGAAGTACTTGATATTTCAGGTCTTATCTAA
- a CDS encoding metal-sulfur cluster assembly factor: MREDIQINERALILSDQLVEVLESIHDPEIELDIYNLGLVYEIHLDETGFCKVVMTFTDAGCSCADTMPGELVAALKTIDGIEDAQVEIVWSPAWKMTRISRLGRITLGISPK, translated from the coding sequence ATGAGAGAAGATATTCAGATCAATGAGCGAGCCCTTATTTTGTCAGATCAATTGGTGGAGGTATTGGAATCCATTCACGACCCCGAGATTGAGTTGGATATATACAATTTAGGACTTGTCTATGAAATTCATCTAGATGAAACCGGGTTTTGTAAAGTAGTTATGACCTTTACTGATGCAGGTTGCTCATGTGCAGATACGATGCCTGGAGAGTTAGTAGCAGCTTTGAAGACTATTGACGGAATAGAAGATGCTCAGGTCGAGATTGTTTGGTCTCCTGCTTGGAAAATGACAAGAATTAGTCGCTTAGGTCGAATTACTCTGGGGATAAGCCCTAAATAA
- a CDS encoding phosphodiester glycosidase family protein, protein MKLLKKPFAYASIFGMLLTGGFTYSMLKTFVLSEAITTVAASNATSTSEQNTTTASSSTTATTATNVSTTDTSYTDDNIQINLETITTNNTTVYVADIQVSSPEYLKTALAQNTYGTNVTAKTSETAAANNAILAVNGDYYGANSTGYVIKNGVLYRDTVRDNAAYGDLAIYADGSFEVIYENEITAQELIDKGVVNLLAFGPSLVENGEIVVDTSTEVGRAMSSNPRSAIGIIDENHYIIVVADGRTSESQGLSLYQLAEVMKQYGAQTAYNLDGGGSSTLYFNGQVINNPTTNGNTISERAVSDIVYIGY, encoded by the coding sequence ATGAAATTGCTTAAAAAACCCTTTGCCTACGCATCCATCTTCGGAATGCTTTTGACAGGAGGTTTTACTTACTCCATGTTAAAAACCTTCGTGCTTTCCGAGGCTATCACAACGGTTGCTGCAAGTAATGCTACTTCTACGAGCGAGCAGAATACAACTACAGCTTCGTCTTCCACTACTGCCACAACAGCAACGAATGTCTCTACAACGGATACTAGTTACACTGATGACAATATCCAAATCAACTTAGAGACCATCACTACCAACAACACAACTGTTTACGTCGCAGATATTCAAGTCAGCTCTCCAGAGTATTTAAAGACAGCTCTAGCCCAAAATACCTATGGCACGAACGTAACAGCTAAAACTTCTGAAACTGCGGCAGCAAACAATGCCATTCTAGCGGTTAATGGTGACTACTATGGAGCCAATTCAACTGGTTATGTTATTAAGAATGGGGTTCTGTATCGAGACACCGTTCGGGACAATGCAGCTTATGGCGACTTGGCCATCTACGCAGACGGCTCATTTGAGGTCATTTATGAAAATGAGATTACCGCCCAAGAATTGATTGACAAGGGCGTTGTCAACCTCTTAGCATTTGGTCCATCATTGGTCGAAAACGGCGAAATTGTCGTTGATACATCAACAGAAGTCGGACGTGCAATGTCATCCAACCCTCGTTCTGCTATCGGGATTATCGATGAAAATCATTATATCATCGTCGTAGCAGACGGACGTACGTCTGAAAGCCAAGGACTCTCTCTATATCAATTGGCCGAAGTTATGAAACAATATGGTGCTCAAACTGCCTACAACCTTGATGGCGGTGGTTCATCCACTCTTTATTTTAACGGTCAAGTTATTAACAACCCAACAACAAATGGAAATACTATCTCAGAAAGGGCGGTGAGTGACATTGTCTACATCGGTTACTAA
- the ilvC gene encoding ketol-acid reductoisomerase, producing the protein MTVTMQYEKDVTVAALDGKRIAVIGYGSQGHAHAQNLRDTGHDVIIGVRAGKSFDKAKEDGFETFEVAEAAKQADVIMILAPDEIQADLYNEEIAPNLEAGNALGFAHGFNVHFEFIKVPADVDVFMCAPKGPGHLVRRTFEEGFGVPALYAVYQDATGNAKHIAMDWAKGVGSARVGLLETTFKEETEEDLFGEQAVLCGGLTALMQAGFEVLTEAGYAPELAYFEVLHEMKLIVDLVYEGGFKKMRQSISNTAEFGDYVSGPRVITDQVKENMKAVLADIQSGKFANDFVNDYKAGRPRMEAYRKEAENLEIEKVGAELRKAMPFVGRNDDDAFKIYN; encoded by the coding sequence ATGACAGTAACAATGCAATATGAAAAAGATGTAACAGTAGCAGCACTTGACGGTAAACGTATCGCCGTTATCGGTTATGGTTCACAAGGTCATGCCCATGCTCAAAACTTGCGTGATACAGGACACGATGTCATCATCGGTGTGCGTGCAGGTAAGTCATTTGACAAGGCAAAAGAAGATGGTTTTGAAACTTTTGAAGTAGCAGAAGCAGCAAAACAAGCAGATGTTATCATGATCTTGGCTCCAGACGAAATCCAAGCAGACCTTTACAATGAAGAAATCGCTCCAAACTTGGAAGCGGGCAATGCCCTTGGTTTTGCCCATGGTTTCAACGTTCATTTTGAATTTATCAAGGTACCAGCAGATGTGGATGTCTTCATGTGTGCACCAAAAGGTCCAGGTCACTTGGTCCGCCGTACCTTTGAAGAAGGTTTTGGAGTACCAGCCCTCTATGCTGTTTACCAAGATGCAACTGGCAATGCAAAACATATTGCGATGGACTGGGCAAAAGGTGTTGGTTCAGCCCGTGTTGGTCTTTTGGAAACAACTTTCAAAGAAGAGACAGAAGAAGATTTGTTTGGTGAGCAAGCTGTTCTCTGCGGTGGTTTGACAGCCCTTATGCAGGCAGGTTTTGAAGTCTTGACAGAAGCAGGTTATGCACCAGAATTGGCTTATTTCGAAGTTCTCCACGAGATGAAACTCATCGTTGACCTTGTCTACGAAGGTGGCTTTAAGAAAATGCGCCAATCTATCTCAAACACTGCTGAATTTGGTGACTATGTATCAGGTCCACGTGTGATTACAGACCAAGTCAAAGAAAACATGAAGGCAGTCCTTGCAGATATTCAATCTGGTAAATTTGCAAATGACTTTGTAAATGACTATAAAGCAGGCCGTCCACGTATGGAAGCTTATCGTAAAGAAGCAGAGAATCTTGAAATCGAAAAAGTAGGTGCAGAGCTCCGCAAAGCAATGCCATTTGTCGGACGCAATGATGACGACGCATTCAAAATCTATAATTAA
- the rpsI gene encoding 30S ribosomal protein S9, giving the protein MAQAQYTGTGRRKNAVARVRLVPGTGKITVNKKDVEEYIPHADLRLVINQPFAVTSTQGSYDVFVNVNGGGYGGQSGAIRHGIARALLQVDPDFRDSLKRAGLLTRDARMVERKKPGLKKARKASQFSKR; this is encoded by the coding sequence ATGGCACAAGCACAATACACAGGTACTGGTCGTCGTAAAAACGCGGTTGCACGCGTACGTTTGGTCCCAGGTACTGGTAAAATCACAGTAAACAAAAAAGATGTAGAAGAGTACATCCCACATGCTGACCTTCGTTTGGTTATCAACCAACCATTCGCAGTAACTTCAACACAAGGTTCATACGACGTTTTCGTTAACGTGAACGGTGGTGGTTACGGTGGTCAATCAGGTGCGATCCGTCACGGTATCGCGCGTGCATTGCTTCAAGTAGACCCAGACTTCCGCGATTCATTGAAACGCGCAGGTCTTCTTACACGTGACGCTCGTATGGTTGAACGTAAGAAACCAGGTCTTAAGAAAGCACGTAAAGCAAGCCAGTTTAGTAAACGTTAA
- a CDS encoding acetolactate synthase large subunit, translated as MQEIQLDQPRSGSYLILDTLHQLGVDLVFGYPGGAVLPLYDAIYQYEGIQHILARHEQGAVHEAEGYAKSSGKVGVAIVTSGPGATNAITGIADAMGDSVPLLVFTGQVATRGIGKDAFQEADVLGMTMPITKYNYQIRDTADIPRVITEALHIATTGRPGPVVIDVPKDIQERVVDFYHDPTLHLPSYQPTIEPNGLQVKKILKQLSQAQKPVILAGGGVNYADANKELVAFAERYRIPVVSTLLGLGAMPIEHELSLAMGGMHGSYAANMAMDQADYIINIGARFDDRLTGNPTTYAPNATVAHIDIDPAEIGKVVKTAIPVVGDAKATLKALLALETVETGYADWTAQVLENKRRAPFWYDEDEKVIKPQAAIELIGQLTQGDAIVVTDVGQHQMWAAQFYPYRHARQLVTSGGMGTMGFGIPAAIGAKLANPDKEVIIFVGDGGFQMTNQELAILNGYGVPIKVVLINNHSLGMVRQWQESFYEKRRSQSVFDDEPNFQLLAEAYGISHYSFDNPATLSEDMKVILEDKPMLIEVHISNREHVQPMVPAGKSNAEMLGVKFNA; from the coding sequence GTGCAAGAAATTCAACTAGACCAACCACGTTCGGGGTCCTATCTCATTTTGGACACTCTGCATCAGCTAGGAGTAGACCTTGTTTTTGGTTATCCTGGTGGGGCAGTTTTGCCTCTATATGATGCTATCTATCAATATGAGGGAATCCAGCATATTTTGGCTCGTCATGAACAAGGAGCGGTCCACGAGGCCGAAGGATACGCTAAATCATCAGGAAAGGTGGGCGTAGCCATTGTAACCTCTGGACCAGGTGCTACCAATGCCATTACTGGGATTGCGGACGCAATGGGTGATAGTGTTCCTCTTTTAGTTTTTACTGGTCAAGTCGCAACACGTGGTATCGGTAAAGATGCTTTTCAGGAAGCAGATGTCTTGGGGATGACAATGCCGATTACCAAGTACAATTACCAAATTCGGGATACGGCAGATATTCCTAGAGTCATCACAGAAGCACTCCATATTGCGACAACAGGGAGACCAGGTCCCGTTGTTATTGATGTTCCAAAAGATATCCAAGAAAGAGTTGTTGATTTTTATCATGACCCAACTCTACACCTACCAAGTTATCAGCCAACGATTGAACCAAATGGTTTGCAGGTTAAGAAAATTTTGAAACAGCTTAGCCAAGCTCAAAAACCAGTTATATTGGCTGGTGGTGGTGTCAATTATGCAGATGCCAATAAAGAATTAGTTGCCTTTGCAGAGCGCTACCGTATTCCAGTAGTTTCAACCCTCCTTGGATTAGGTGCAATGCCCATTGAGCATGAATTATCCTTGGCTATGGGTGGTATGCACGGTTCATACGCTGCCAATATGGCTATGGATCAGGCTGATTACATTATCAATATTGGAGCGCGATTCGATGACCGCCTAACAGGAAATCCAACAACCTATGCGCCAAATGCGACGGTAGCACATATTGATATTGATCCCGCAGAAATTGGTAAAGTTGTCAAAACGGCTATTCCGGTAGTGGGCGACGCTAAGGCAACCTTGAAAGCTCTGCTTGCTTTAGAAACAGTCGAAACAGGCTATGCTGATTGGACGGCACAAGTATTGGAAAACAAACGTCGGGCACCATTTTGGTATGATGAAGATGAAAAGGTTATTAAGCCACAGGCGGCAATTGAATTAATTGGTCAGTTGACGCAAGGGGATGCCATTGTCGTAACAGACGTTGGTCAGCATCAAATGTGGGCCGCTCAATTCTACCCCTACAGACATGCACGCCAACTTGTAACATCTGGTGGCATGGGAACCATGGGCTTTGGTATTCCTGCAGCTATCGGCGCCAAATTAGCCAATCCAGATAAAGAAGTAATCATCTTTGTTGGTGATGGCGGCTTCCAAATGACCAACCAAGAATTGGCTATTTTGAATGGCTATGGTGTACCGATTAAGGTTGTGTTGATCAATAACCACTCTCTTGGAATGGTTCGTCAATGGCAGGAATCCTTCTATGAAAAGCGTCGTAGCCAATCTGTCTTTGACGATGAACCGAATTTCCAATTGTTGGCAGAGGCCTACGGAATTAGTCATTATAGTTTTGACAATCCAGCGACTCTAAGTGAAGATATGAAAGTTATCTTAGAAGATAAACCAATGCTCATAGAGGTTCATATTTCTAATCGTGAACATGTTCAACCGATGGTGCCAGCAGGTAAGAGCAATGCAGAAATGTTGGGGGTGAAGTTCAATGCGTAG